The Phosphitispora fastidiosa DNA segment TTTGTCGAATTGTGTCTAAACAAAAATCTCCTCAAAAATATTGAGGAGAACATCATAAAAGATCACAATTGTTAGGTAATTTAAGGATAAACCAGATTTTTTTACCGGATAATGTAGAAAATTTTCACAGAACCTACACCCAGATACAAAAACGTCGATTTTTCAGGAAATTTTCAGTTTCATACATCCAGCTTTGCACCTTATAAAGAATATTTTCAGTCTCTTTTTATACCGGTTCCTGAAATAAAAGCTGAGATGGACACAGGTTTGGCAAACCTGTTCTCCCGGGGTAAAACAATTATCGGATTGCATATCAGAAGAGGAGATTATAATGACTATAAAGGTACAAACAAACAAGTATTTTTCTTTATTGCTCCAAGTGCTTGGTACAAAAGCTGGCTTAGTTCCATCTGGTCAATAGTGCCTGATCCGGTATTGTTCATGGCCAGCGACGAAATAGATGTTGCTGCCTCAGAGTTCTCGGAATATCATCCTGTAACTGTGCAAGACTTATACAGTCCGCTCCCCGACAATTACTTCTATCCCGACTTTTATTTGTTAAGTCAATGTGATATGTTGGCAATTTCGAATAGCACCTTTTCCTTTGCAGCAAGTATGCTGAACAATAAGGCAAAATCTTTTCTGCGGCCTGTTCTGCATTTAAAAAGACTAATTCCATATGATCCCTGGGCAAGCTAGCCGCTGCTGAATATCATTAGGAGATTCTACTGATAGTACGCATGAAAAGAAATAGAACGATATCTGCCGGCTAGTTCCGGTATGTTTATTTTGGATAGGTTTCTAATGACGCGCCTTCTTAAGCACAGATTTTGCCGCCTTCTCAATATCATCTGATTGGGATAATTTTTATAAATATAGTTTCCATATGCTTCAAATTCAGAAAATCTGGATAATTCCTCTTTATCGATATTGTTTATTATTGCGGTGTACCATGTGGTGTGATGCCTGGCCTCGATTAGCTTTTTCAGTTCAATAACCCTTGAACCGGCAGCTCGAAACGGTTTTAGTTAAAATACCTGCATACTCCAAAAATAACCACCCTGCTTTATAGTTTCAGAGAGATTATCTCACGGTAAAGTGACTGCTGTTTGTCCGTCGTGCTTCTTAATCTTTTCTGTAACAAAAGTCATTATCTTCGCAGCAATTTCAATAGCAATTTCCACATCTGAGTGTTCCGGTGTTAATAAATCACCGGGATACCGGAAAAGCGTGCTATAAGGGTTTAATTCATCAACAAGGTCATGTAAAACATCAAAATCCGGGTCAATGTCAGCACATTGGTTAACCAGTTCATTCAGATCATGAGTCCTAATCACAGGTTTTCCGTAATACGCTAAATAGGCCTTTAATGATTTTTCAGCACATTGCTGCGTATGATATACCGCTGTATCAAGAATTGGATCGTTACCGGCAAATAATTTCTTGGAAGACAATAAATCGTGTTTAGCTTTAATTAACCAGTCTTCATGCAGCTTCATAAAGTTTCACTCCCTGGAGTTTTATTTTATAAAACAATGAAGATGGCTCTAATGCAAGTTTTTCAAATTCCTCTTCGGTGTATACCAATATATCTTTTGAAACTCTCATATCCCTCAGAGCCTGATAAGCCGGTTTCATTCTTTTATATGTTTTTTGTTCTGAGTGATCAACAATTATGAGAATATCCAGGTCACTGTCCTCTTGTGGTTTTCCCCATGCAAAGGAGCCAAAAAGATATATCTTCTTTGGCTCATAGGCCTTTACCAGCTTTTCTACAATTATAGATATCTTTTGATTATCTACCATTGATAATCTCCTTCCTTCTATTTGACATTCCAAACAAGCCCACAAGTCCTATTATTTATATTTTATTAGTACAAGCCAAAGACTTCAACCCGAATACCGTTTTTTAACATTATAAGCTATATATCTGCTCTTTTATACATTTCGGGAGTAGATTTCGATTCCATAAAATCGTGTTCTTAGGAAAATTATCTCACGGTAAAGTAACAGTATTCTTTTTCACTCTTTCAAAGTCTTACCGGTTTAAAGCCTTGTTAAACCGGCAGCATCATCTGGGAGCCGTCACCTGAAGCCGTATCAAGCCGGTAGAATCCGCTTTCCATTTGCTCCGCGGACATTATTTCTTTGCCATAAGCGTTTCTCAGTTGCAGACTGTAAACAACCGGAAACCTTTTCAATATGTCATCCTGTTTATGGGCAGTCAGGCAAAATAACTGAATCTTATTTGCCGCAGCTATTTGGAAAACAGTATCCAATATATGAGGTGAAGATGCTTTACCAAAAGGATTGTCGGCAACTAAAACCTTCCACAGGTCCCTCCGCCCTTCAGTCTGCTGCCGGATGTGGGTAAGCATAATCATAAACATGGTAATATAGATGCTGTATTCTTCTCCCCCCGACCAGCGGGAAACCTCATCCCAGGGTGCATAATCAATTTTACCGTGACGGATTACAGACTCCTGCCGGGGTTTATAGACTGTTACCCGGCAGTTGTCAAGAGGAGCAATTATGTCCAGCAGATGCCGGGTTTTCAGTTTTTCTTCCATCCTGCGGTTAATTTCATCATCATCTTTACCTTCCTGTTTCCACAATTGCATATCTTCCAGGGCTTTTTCAAAATAATAATTCATTTTATCAGCGCCTTCTGCTTCGTCAAGCAGGGGCCAGTCCAGGCGAATCACCTGAATTTCGCGTTCATAAAGTTTAATCCGGGAGTTTTTCGGAATTTCTGTAATACTCTCATAAACTGCCCCGGCACGACGTAAACACAGGCTGATAAGGTGTTTTTTATTTATTTCACACTCGGCAAGAGTATTATTGAACTGAATCTCATACTGTTCCAAACCTTCAAAAATTCGCAGGAACTGGTCTTGCACAAAATCATAATCATAAAGGCGGTTATCCTCCATTATGGTCTTAACGTCACGGATAAACTGCCTGACCTTTGGATTCTCCGTGCTCTCAAGTTTGCCCAGATACCGGTCAAATTGCCTTGCGACTGTTCCCCTCTGTTTTTCAATATTACTTTTAGTGTTATTAAGTTCTGTTTCTTGCTGTGAAACAATTTTACGGGGCTTGACTTTGAAAGACTCCCATTCCCCGGCAGAATACGGGACACTTTCATCCCAAAACCGCCGTACTTCTTCAGGTATCTTTTCTTCTAAGGTTTCATAGGCGTCATGTGTTTCTTTCTGCCAATCAACCCGAGACTTAATTTGTACTGCCAGCTCTTCCAGAAGCTTTTTTGCGTTATCCATCTGGTTAGCAGTGCTTTCCTTTTCCAAAAGGTGGTCTGCTTCTGAAAAGCCGTCATAGGGCTCCTGCCCGGAAAAATCAGCAGCAATTCTATCCACTATATCCTCAAGCACTGCTTCAAGCTTAGCAGTCTTAATTTTTGCCTGTTCATGCTCAACCTTCTTTTTATCATAAGCATCTTGGCGCTCCCGGACAACTTTCCCGGCATCCAATATCTCTTCTCTGGTCACTATGCGGCGGTTTTGTCTCAGCCAGTCCTCATCAATTCCGGTGTCTTCCACCTGTAACAGGTATTCTTTCTTTCGTTTCACGGCATTTTCCATCAAAGTCTGGGTGCTTTGGCGCTCTTTCTGTGCATTTGAAAGTTGCTCAATTATGCCCTTTACCTCAACTTCGACATCATCATATGATAAATTGAGTACCGGTACAAGCTCAACATCAGCCAGCTGAAAAGCTGCAAAACTGTCCTTATGGCTGTTTATCAAGCCTTTGGCCTCTTTAATCCTGCCCTTCTCCTTCTCCTCTTCCCCGGCCAGCTCCACCAACCTCGTCTGAAGCTCTGCCATTTTAGTGTTTAGTCCTTCAAGCCGGTTAGTAAGCTCTGTTTGTTCCTTCGCTTTGACAGGATACTCATCATGCAGCCGGCAATATGCCTTAAGCTTTTCAATTATCGAATTCAGCTTCTGTTTCTCAACAGTTATTTCCTGAAGGGTATTTTCTAATTGGCTCATTTCCCCTTTTATCAGATCTTTTTCCTTTTCACCTGATTCAATTTTTCCTCCAAGAGATGCCGCCTGACCAAGCAGCATCTGCTCGGATGCTGCCCATCCATCCACTAGCCGGCTGTTGTATTTTTGATAAAAATCTTTTACCTTTTCCTGAAGCGAAATAATGTTTCTTTCCCGGGCTGTAACTTCACTTAACTCGCCTTTCCTAACAGAAATCTGTTCCTCAAGCCCGCTTTTCGTCCTATTAAAGAATTCAGCAGAGGTATAGACTCCGAAGGATTCAGGAAGATAAATAAATAATTCTTCCTGCCAAAGCGGTATAAAAGAATCCGCCTGTCCACCGGTTCTTAAAATTCCCTCACTCTTCACCAAGAACAGGAGAGGGATGTCAGAAGTCCATTCCCGAGCCTGTTTCATTATACTTCTTACGGCAGGAACCTGGTTCTCTTCAATCAAAACTGCAAAGGGCAGACCCGGTTGAGTCCGGATAACAGCTTCCTTTTCTTCCTCAGACAGTTGCTGCTCTGCCAGCCATTCACTGCCTAAAACCACGAAAATCCCGGATTTTTCAAGCCTGTTCTTTATTTTAAGCAGATCATGGTGGGGTACATAAAAATCCCGGCCTTCCAATAAAGCCCACTTCTCCTGCAGGTTGGCCAGCTCTGCCTGTATGCTCAGCTTATGCTGCTGAACAGTGTCAGAGATATCCCGCAGTCTCAGGAGAACTTCTTCCTTCTGTTCGAACATGGATTTTATAAACAAATGCTGTTCACTGAGCAGGCCTCTGACAGAGTCTTCTTCTTTGGAAAAACCTGCAATCCTGTCTCTATATTGGTCTGCCTCATTTTCAACCTTAAGTTGCTCACCCTTCAGGCTCAGGATCTCTTCGCCAAGGCCATCAAACCGGGATTTCAACTCTTGTTTATGGAGATTTGTATCAACCTCCTTAGCTTCCAAAGAACGAAATTCATTTTCCCGGTTTTTAAGCCCCGCGGAAGGACCAATAACCTCTTCCGGGCCGACCAGCGGGAGCAGTTCCTGCCTGGCCCTGTCATACGTCTTAAGCCAGTTACTTACATCTGCCAATTGACCATTCATTTCCCTTTCCTGTGATCTGGCTTGTCCCTGCTCTCTTGTTATATTATTTTTCTCATCTATAAGCTTAACAAGTTCCTTCTCCCTGGATGCCAATTGTCCGTCCAAATATATTTTCTTTTCATCCCAGGCCGCCCGCATAACCTGTTTCTTTTCCTTAAGCAGACCTAATAATTCCGGCTGGCCGCGGTCCATTAAATCCAGTTCCGTGCGATATTTGTTTTCGTCTGTTTCGGCCTTCTCAACCTTGTTAAAATAATCAGCGGCTTTTAGAACTCTTTCGTTTTTACCTGCCTTATCCAAATCGTTTTTCGCTCTCAGAGATTCGTTTTCCAGCGTTTTCCCCACGGCCTGGGCAGCTTTATGTTCCAATTGTTTCAGGAATGCCTCATAACTCCTGCTCTTCCAGGAAAGCTCCCTTTTCCTTTCAATGACTTCACCCTGTTGTTGCAGCAGGCTTTCCGTCTCAAGTTTCGCCTCCTCGGAGAAGGTATAAAAGGTCCGGGCCAGCCTGACCATCTCCCTGGTCTTGGCCCCAAGATCCCCCTGCAGGCGGTCAAGTTCAGCCACTTCATCAACAACTCCCTGAGCATGGTCGCGGATGGCGGCAAAATCCTTCAGGTTCTGCTTGATCACCGGTATTTGCATGAGCATTTCCCGGTGTTCGGTGAATGCATTAAAGAGTTCCTTCTTCCGGGTTTCATTCTGGAAAATAATCTGTTCCACAGTCGGAATAAGCAGGTTATCCAGTAACTGCATGGTGGTCCGGCTCTTTTCAAAAAACTTGTCCACTCCGCCTTCCGAACCGTTTGTATCCCTTATGTTTTTCCATTCCTCAGGGACTATCTGGTATATTTTAAGCCGCTCCTGATAAATACCCGGTGATTCGATAGCCTGGATATTATTATCACGCAGCCAGTCCTTAAGTCTCTGGTACTGCATCGGACGCTTCATCCCATTTATATTATCGGTCTCTACCAGGGGTAGCGCTTCAATATCCAGGCCTGGCCTGTTTTCAAACATGTAATTAAAATAACGCACCTGCACATCACTGCTGCGGCCGCTGCTGAAACAAAATCCAGTACACAAAAACTGCCTGCGGTCCCCGCTGTTATCCAGCAGCCATTCAACCGCCACATGACCGGTATACTGGGTGTGCCTTAAAAGATGGGCAATCTTTCGCTCACCCATTTTGGTATTGGGCAGCACCGTCTGTAAAATCAGCTGAATAAGCAGGGATTTCCCTCCGCCATTAGCCAGTAACAGAAGCGAATCAACCCCTTTTGTGTCAAAAAGAATATCAGGCAGGTGTTTTTTCCCGTTATCAAATTGGATATTAGTCACTCTTATCCGGCTGATGCGCGGCATAGTATCTCTCCTATCATTCCTTAAGTTCCAAAGCTGCGGCTGAAATGTCTTTGGCCAGCAGGGGCAGGGATTCTGACAGCATCTGCAGCAAATAATCCTTGCGATGACTGTTAAAATAATACTTAACAACTAAGTGCTCCATTTTGGGTAAAAGCCTGATTTCCCTGTCTTCCAGCACCTGGACCAATCCTTCTTCTTCCAGAAATCTCATGATTCTCAGAATAAAGCTGATCCTGTTGTTTACAGCCTTCTTTAAATTGACAATCTTGTCATCAAAGGCCGGAATATCCAGCCATGTTTCAGCAACACTCAGTAAGTTTATCCGGTAATTATCTTCCTGGGCCTCTATATCCGCCGGGTCTGCTTCCATAATAGTACTGACGTGCATAGATACGGTTTCCTCCAGTTCTTCAAGAGGGACAAACTGGCGGGAAGCCAAAGACTGGTCATCACTGTTATAGAACTTGGCCAGCAGATTGAGGATGATGAAATACGCCAGGTAAAGTTCACTGTTATTTCGAAGACCCAGCTTTTTCCTCAGTTCATCATTCTTGTATCCAAAGACCCGGTTCCCCACTCCGGGGGATAGAAATAACATATCACCGGTGGAAAAAATCTTAACATCTGCTTCCTTCTCAATTACTTCTTCAAGTATATTTCGCACCTCAGGGCGGCTGTAATTGTAATGGTAATCCCGCTGGGTTTCGTCAATAACGCCTTTCTCCAGCAGTTTCATAAAGATTTTAAAAGCCCATCGCACATCATCCTCAAGCCACTCCATCAGGGTTAACCCTCCTTACTGTAAAATCTGACATTACATAACCGTTAGGCAGGTGAATTATCTCTTCTCCAGCAATTAGTTCAACTGCTTTTAAATCGCAAATATCGCTATAACCGGCCGCCATTCTTACCAGCACCCTGGGCACATCATCCAGGACCATGGTTTCTGTTTCCCACCCGGCCATCATTGGTATCCGGCCCATCTGGTGCAGCTGAACAATAAATGGATAGAAATCCAGCTGATTGATAAGCTCCTCATATTCAGCAGGATCATTCTCTTTTAATTGCCGGAGAACACTGCTGACCTTAATCTCATCCTGTTCAATCAAAGGTGTAAGCAGCATTAGCAGGTATTTCTCCATCTTCCTTTCTTTTTCCAACTGAGATTCACGCTCTTTTTCTTCCTCCCTGCGCTGGATTTCCTCTACCATCTCCGGCAATTCCTGTTCACCCGGCTCTTCACCCTGACCTTTCAGCCTTTGTTCTTCAAAAACCCTGCCAGGGTTGTAAGCTAAGGGTTTATTCACTGGGAGGACAGGGTCCAATAGCTTCTTTAGCACATTTATTTCAATATTCCTCTGTACAACCGGAAAGAGGAATTCGGTTTCAAAATTCACCTTAGGGTTAAATGCGGTCAGGATCATTGATTCAACTGCATTAACCATCAGGTTTTGGACCCGTATTTTTTCTGTAAAAAGTGACTCGTGCAAATGTATCACATCAATTAGCCGGCGCCTTATTTTAATGATCTTTTCAATTGCCCGGTCCTCTTTTGCTGTAAGTTTACCCGCATGGTATTCATTCATTGTATAATCAATCAGTTCCTGAAGCTCATGAAACACCGCTTTTTCCCTGTTTAACTGCTCATTAATTCTTTCCAGCTGTTTCTCCAATTCCCGTTCCCTGGCCACCTGGAGAACATCACGGATAATCTTTTCCTTGAGCTGCCGTATTCTTTCTTTTTCTGTTTTAACGGCCAGCGCCAGTTCCTCGACAGACCTTAGCGCCCCGTCAAAAACCCCTTTTTGGATCTGCTGTCTTAAATAAAGCTGAGTAATGGAAACCTGCAGTTCATTATACATTTCCTTGGTCTTGAAAAGCATCTCCAGGCCTGCCGTGGAAAGTTTAAGGCGGACCAATTTATCCTTGATATCATAATCCTCTAACTCTACCAAATGAAATTTATGGGTTTTTTCGGTATTTGTTTCGATATCCGGATAAGTAAAGGAATGAGGACGGCCATTGTTCATCAGCCCTTCCCGAACTATAAAATCAGCCAGTTCCGCGGCTTCCTCCTGACTAAGCTCTTCATTATACTGCTGGCGGACAATATGCTGCAGGAAAAAAGCTATTGCTTCATAAGTACAATCCTTCTCAACCCTAAGCATATCTTCCAGGATAAACAGCATAACGGCTACGCCTAATGTGGGGAGGTTATAAGGGTATTTGGTTTTCTGGCCTAATGCGATAATTGGAGTAAAAACTGCAATATTACTCATCCGTTCCCCAAAACCGCTTAACATCTCATTGAACCATTCTGTTCGCACCGGGTTAACACCACCTAATCTTTCTGCTCTGCCGCCAAAACCCGCATAGCTGCATAATCAAGTCCTTCCTGAGGAAGGTAATACCCCGCCATCAGCATCTTTTTCATCCCTGCCGCAATATCCTTGGTAAAATATGCCGCAAATTCTTCAACTGCCTCATGGGAAAACCTCTGGTTTTTCCTAACCACAGGGGCATCAAAACCATACTTCTCAAACAAAATCTTATAAAAGAAGACAAACGGTTTAACAGGTATTTTCGCAGCAAGAGCATGCCATATACTAATTCCTTCGGGGTCTAAATCCCCAAAATAGCAAAACTCAGAGGTTACATTTTGATAATCATCAAGTTCCCCGTAAAAGGAAATACTTTTTTCTATCTTTCGCCCTTCACCATAAATCAGCAGGGAAAACTCTATACCATCCCATGAATTAATGCCTTCCTGAAAAAGAGTCTTCAAGGAAAAGAACGTGTCTTTGTTCTCTACAATGAGCACATTAACTGGGCCGCTGTTTTGCTTCTTGCTATAATAAAAAAACGGCTCATGAGTAATATAACACTGCAATTTATCCAAGTCCAGGCCAACCCGCTGTAAAAAATTCTGCCCCTGAACCGAAAGAAGCCACTTCTCATCACGAAAGACCTGAAAAGACCGCTCATTAACAGTAATTGGAGTCAGTTTACCCAAATCAGGGTTATCTTTTAAAAAACGGTCAAGTAAAGATATGTACCTCTCATCCTGCTCAAGCTCTTTGACGTGCCTGAGATAAAATGAGGTGTTTATCATTGGATGATACTGGGTTAATAGCTGCCGCCTCTTTTCCAGCTCCGGCTTTTCATCACTGGGCACAATCCGGTAAATATTATAAAGCTCGGGACTCTTACAGTTTATTCCTCTTGCCTTAACCGGTGAAAGGATGCCCTTTTCAACCATGTCTGTGATTATTTCAGCAAGTACCGGATATCCTCCGGCCTTCCAGTAGCCGTCAATCCCCAGAGAACCAATTACATGTCTTTCTATAAGTTCACATTCTATAAGTTTTTTCTTTTGGTTCACTATAAAACTTATTACTGCTTGTTTCATTGGGCGTCACATCGCTTTTAAGATGATTTTATTAATTCCATTTTTCTTCATTTTTTGCTCAAAACCTTTAAGCTATCCATATTTTCCCTTAATTTAGGCAAAAAAATCCCCCGCATGTTCTCAGGGGGATCTTAGCATATATAAGTGACAGGTGTTTGTCAGTTTAAAATACCCATATTCAGGCGTTGTCACCAATATTTCCCTACTGAATAGACTCGTGCTCCCATCGGAGAATAAAATCCTTCTCATTACATATTGATTCATAAACGGGGAAAAGAAAACGTTTAATAAGCTTCATTACATCAGGAAATTCCGGAATATCCTTGTTATCAATTCTTCGGACAAATAAATCCCATCTTTTTCTCAACTCCTCGTTTTGGCAAAATATAATGTCCCCGCTTGTCAAGACACGAAAATAGATTTGCTAAGATAAATATCCCTTCCATATTTTAGTTGTTAAGCTGCAAGCGTATTGTACTTGTAATAGATATTATGCGGAGTAGCATAATCAAGCCC contains these protein-coding regions:
- a CDS encoding Wadjet anti-phage system protein JetD domain-containing protein; its protein translation is MKQAVISFIVNQKKKLIECELIERHVIGSLGIDGYWKAGGYPVLAEIITDMVEKGILSPVKARGINCKSPELYNIYRIVPSDEKPELEKRRQLLTQYHPMINTSFYLRHVKELEQDERYISLLDRFLKDNPDLGKLTPITVNERSFQVFRDEKWLLSVQGQNFLQRVGLDLDKLQCYITHEPFFYYSKKQNSGPVNVLIVENKDTFFSLKTLFQEGINSWDGIEFSLLIYGEGRKIEKSISFYGELDDYQNVTSEFCYFGDLDPEGISIWHALAAKIPVKPFVFFYKILFEKYGFDAPVVRKNQRFSHEAVEEFAAYFTKDIAAGMKKMLMAGYYLPQEGLDYAAMRVLAAEQKD
- a CDS encoding alpha-1,2-fucosyltransferase produces the protein MANLFSRGKTIIGLHIRRGDYNDYKGTNKQVFFFIAPSAWYKSWLSSIWSIVPDPVLFMASDEIDVAASEFSEYHPVTVQDLYSPLPDNYFYPDFYLLSQCDMLAISNSTFSFAASMLNNKAKSFLRPVLHLKRLIPYDPWAS
- a CDS encoding DUF6063 family protein; translated protein: MEWLEDDVRWAFKIFMKLLEKGVIDETQRDYHYNYSRPEVRNILEEVIEKEADVKIFSTGDMLFLSPGVGNRVFGYKNDELRKKLGLRNNSELYLAYFIILNLLAKFYNSDDQSLASRQFVPLEELEETVSMHVSTIMEADPADIEAQEDNYRINLLSVAETWLDIPAFDDKIVNLKKAVNNRISFILRIMRFLEEEGLVQVLEDREIRLLPKMEHLVVKYYFNSHRKDYLLQMLSESLPLLAKDISAAALELKE
- a CDS encoding HEPN domain-containing protein; this encodes MKLHEDWLIKAKHDLLSSKKLFAGNDPILDTAVYHTQQCAEKSLKAYLAYYGKPVIRTHDLNELVNQCADIDPDFDVLHDLVDELNPYSTLFRYPGDLLTPEHSDVEIAIEIAAKIMTFVTEKIKKHDGQTAVTLP
- a CDS encoding nucleotidyltransferase domain-containing protein; the encoded protein is MVDNQKISIIVEKLVKAYEPKKIYLFGSFAWGKPQEDSDLDILIIVDHSEQKTYKRMKPAYQALRDMRVSKDILVYTEEEFEKLALEPSSLFYKIKLQGVKLYEAA